Proteins found in one Arachis stenosperma cultivar V10309 chromosome 8, arast.V10309.gnm1.PFL2, whole genome shotgun sequence genomic segment:
- the LOC130946767 gene encoding uncharacterized protein LOC130946767, translated as MWGFGGRCYWGKKVAGDKADGIVVVFAWMSSDDKHLDKYVDLYSSLRWNSLICHSQFLNMFFPEKATALAVDILNELVEVLKIRPCPLVFASFSGGSKACMLKILQIINGTSEAHNTDDYRLVKDCISGYIYDSSPVDFTSDVGVRFLLQPTVLKVSHPPRFALWVANSIASGLDSLFLSRFEAQRAEYWRTLYSTTSMKVPYLILCSENDDLAPVQVISNFADKLKYFGGDVKLLKWSNSPHVGHYRHHPVDYKAAISEILGKAVAIYRRKNQRIEDEVLGIEGTRDEITDPFSELRKAAVTSTSFQGFAVSPSDNLSPVSMEYYDGKDVGSIPDERKEGFIHLPSHASINAHGVLSQILFDVCVPRNVDDWDIRSNSKNAVLHGRRRHAPFNPIKCIRRSRL; from the exons ATGTGGGGATTTGGTGGCAGATGTTACTGGGGAAAGAAGGTAGCTGGCGACAAAGCAGATGGGATTGTTGTGGTGTTCGCATGGATGTCCAGCGATGACAAGCACTTAGACAAATATGTTGACCTCTATTCCTCTCTCCGATGGAATTCCCTCATCTGCCATTCTCAATTCCTCAATAT GTTCTTTCCTGAGAAAGCCACAGCTCTTGCTGTTGATATTCTTAATGAACTTGTTGAG GTGCTGAAAATTAGGCCTTGCCCCCTTGTGTTTGCATCATTTTCGGGTGGTTCAAAAGCTTGCATGCTCAAGATTCTTCAG ATAATCAATGGGACTTCTGAAGCACATAATACG GATGACTATCGGCTTGTTAAGGATTGTATATCTGGTTACATTTATGATTCCAGTCCAGTTGATTTTACCAGTGATGTGGGTGTTCGATTTCTTCTACAACCAACTGTTTTGAAAGTTTCCCATCCACCAAGATTTGCTTTGTGGGTTGCAAATAGCATAGCATCTGGTCTTGATTCTCTTTTCCTTAGCAGATTTGAAGCGCAGCGTGCAGAGTATTGGCGTACTCTATATTCAACCACT AGTATGAAGGTCCCATATCTCATTTTGTGTTCAGAAAATGATGATCTTGCTCCAGTTCAAGTTATTTCAAATTTTGCCGATAAACTTAAATACTTTGGAGGAGATGTCAAATTGTTAAAATGGAGTAATTCTCCTCATGTAG GTCATTATCGGCATCATCCAGTGGATTACAAGGCTGCTATTTCTGAGATCCTTGGCAAGGCAGTTGCAATTTACCGTCGCAAAAATCAACGAATTGAAGATGAGGTCCTAGGCATAGAGGGAACTAGAGATGAGATCACAGATCCATTCTCTGAATTGAGGAAAGCAGCAGTGACCTCAACTAGTTTTCAGGGTTTTGCTGTTTCTCCAAGTGATAATCTGTCACCCGTTTCAATGGAGTACTACGATGGTAAAGATGTGGGCTCCATACCTGATGAACGGAAGGAAGGTTTTATTCATCTGCCAAGCCATGCAAGCATCAATGCGCATGGTGTTCTTAGCCAAATACTGTTTGATGTTTGTGTTCCAAGGAACGTTGACGATTGGGATATCAGGTCAAATTCCAAGAATGCAGTGTTACATGGTAGAAGAAGGCATGCTCCATTTAATCCTATAAAATGTATTCGGCGCTCAAGATTGTAA